In Trifolium pratense cultivar HEN17-A07 linkage group LG7, ARS_RC_1.1, whole genome shotgun sequence, a genomic segment contains:
- the LOC123894641 gene encoding transcription factor MYB41-like — protein MGRSPCCDNKNGLKKGPWTNEEDNMLINYINTHGPGNWRNLPKNAGLQRCGKSCRLRWTNYLRPDIKRGRFSFEEEETIIQLHSVLGNKWSAIAARLPGRTDNEIKNYWNTHIRKRLLRNGIDPVTHTPRLDHLFDISSINILRSALLGGTNPSFLSLLGGAQALMNPELLKLAATATLLNNNNNNMNLVSQNPQQINNVANCTQQLVQSQVYPQDQFQIPTQIHNVNNGLLGNMSCSSSAENSNGYFGEDLISKQYSELFHCLNDVNKNNTGYESVISSTPLSTTPTPTPLNSPSTYVNSNTEEERDTYCSDIFKFEIPEGTLDINDFM, from the exons ATGGGAAGATCACCTTGTTGTGATAATAAAAATGGACTCAAAAAAGGTCCATGGACAAATGAAGAAGATAATATGCTTATCAACTACATTAATACTCATGGACCTGGAAATTGGCGCAACCTTCCCAAAAATGCAG GTCTTCAAAGATGTGGCAAGAGTTGTCGGCTTCGATGGACGAATTACTTGAGACCTGATATCAAGAGAGGAAGATTTTCCTTTGAAGAAGAAGAGACTATCATTCAGCTCCATAGTGTCTTGGGAAACAA GTGGTCGGCTATAGCTGCTAGATTACCGGGAAGAACAgacaatgaaataaaaaattactggAACACCCACATAAGGAAGAGATTGCTTCGGAATGGAATTGACCCCGTTACTCATACTCCACGTCTCGATCATCTATTTGACATATCCTCCATTAATATTCTAAGGTCAGCTTTATTAGGAGGAACCAATCCATCATTTCTGAGCCTATTAGGTGGTGCTCAAGCTTTGATGAATCCAGAATTGTTAAAGCTAGCTGCAACTGCCACACtattaaacaacaacaacaacaacatgaaTTTGGTTTCACAAAATCCACAACAAATTAATAATGTTGCTAATTGTACTCAACAACTAGTGCAAAGTCAAGTTTACCCTCAAGATCAATTTCAAATACCAACTCAAATCCACAATGTGAATAATGGCTTATTAGGAAACATGAGTTGTTCAAGTTCAGCTGAAAATTCAAATGGTTATTTTGGAGAAGATTTGATATCTAAACAATATTCAGAATTGTTTCATTGTCTTAACgatgtaaacaaaaataatacgGGGTATGAATCGGTTATATCGTCCACACCTTTATCCACAACACCAACGCCAACACCATTGAATTCACCATCAACATATGTGAATAGCAACACAGAGGAAGAAAGGGACACATATTGCAGTGACATATTCAAATTTGAGATTCCAGAGGGTACTTTGGACATTAATGATTTCATGTAA
- the LOC123894642 gene encoding malonyl-coenzyme A:anthocyanin 3-O-glucoside-6''-O-malonyltransferase-like has product MLSYFSFDFHSSYSEISFEKVYKLLHYNSFSSHPSNFIEFMAELIGTKHKLIEQTMIFPSSTTKICLPLTFLDLPLAGPIYVRRQFFYRFPQSTNHFCQTTFPSLKQSLSLTLQHFFPLAGNLISPPTPNKPFILCTEKDSVPFTIVESSEDFNHLSANYKLKNIKDFNHLVPKLTHKTIHDDNDNDNDNEDNNTFVFPLLSLQASVFPNNGLCIAITYCHVMDDSCCSHFMKTWSLIHKKCESVDLKSTPCFDRDILRDPKGLIENVFLRDYFEERKTWKNKLIGQTQTQTIEEHHEVVEDYFKATIVFGKEEIERMKKWALSQWNKNDHEIIKPQFLSKFVVTCGFVWANLVKTRYRNDNNDEKEEFFRFAGDCRDRLGYKIPEGYFGNCLTLCHATVKRKDMKGEDGFVKAVKVIERAISEMKNEPFKNVEEWRDTFKNMFEFGSVLLVTGSPKFNVYETDFGFGKPVKVEMVHSFKCMSIAESGDRDGGIEVGLVFKSGEFEYFCSVIEQGLEAFKS; this is encoded by the coding sequence ATGCTTAGTTACTTTTCCTTTGATTTTCATTCAAGTTATTCAGAAATTTCCTTtgaaaaagtatataaattgcTTCATTACAATAGCTTCTCATCACATCCTTCAAATTTCATAGAATTCATGGCAGAGCTTATAGGAACAAAACATAAGCTTATTGAACAAACTATGATTTTtccatcatcaacaacaaaaatttgtCTTCCTCTTACATTTCTTGACTTACCTTTAGCAGGTCCAATCTATGTTCGACGCCAATTCTTCTATCGATTTCCTCAGTCGACAAACCATTTTTGCCAAACAACTTTTCCATCTCTCAAACAATCACTATCTCTCACTCTTCAACATTTCTTCCCTCTTGCTGGAAATCTCATCTCTCCACCAACACCAAACAAACCCTTCATTCTCTGCACTGAAAAAGACTCTGTCCCTTTTACCATCGTCGAATCTTCCGAAGATTTCAACCATCTTTCAGCCAATTACAAACTGAAAAATATCAAAGACTTTAACCACCTTGTTCCAAAATTAACACATAAAACAATCCACGATGACAATGACAATGACAATGACAATGAAGATAACAACACCTTTGTCTTTCCTTTGTTGTCTTTGCAAGCTTCTGTTTTTCCTAACAATGGTCTTTGCATTGCAATCACATATTGTCATGTTATGGATGATAGTTGTTGTAGTCATTTCATGAAGACTTGGTCTTTAATccataaaaaatgtgaaagtgttGACTTAAAGTCAACGCCTTGTTTTGATAGAGATATTTTGAGGGACCCAAAAGGGTTAATTGAGAATGTTTTCTTAAGAGACTattttgaagaaagaaaaacatgGAAGAATAAACTCATTggtcaaactcaaactcaaactaTTGAAGAACATCATGAAGTGGTTGAAGATTATTTTAAAGCAACTATTGTTTTTGGAAAAGAAGAAATTGAGAGAATGAAAAAATGGGCACTTAGTCAATGGAATAAAAATGATCATGAAATTATAAAGCCACAATTTTTATCTAAATTTGTTGTAACTTGTGGTTTTGTTTGGGCTAATTTGGTTAAAACAAGATATAGAAATGATAATAATGATGAAAAAGAAGAGTTTTTTCGTTTTGCAGGTGATTGTAGAGATAGACTTGGGTACAAAATACCAGAAGGGTATTTTGGGAATTGTTTAACACTATGTCATGCAACAGTGAAGAGAAAAGATATGAAGGGTGAAGATGGTTTTGTGAAAGCTGTTAAGGTAATTGAAAGGGCAATAAGTGAAATGAAAAATGAACCTTTTAAAAATGTTGAAGAATGGAGAGATACATTTAAGAATATGTTTGAATTTGGAAGTGTTTTGTTGGTGACAGGTTCACCTAAGTTTAATGTTTATGAGACTGATTTTGGATTTGGAAAACCTGTTAAAGTTGAAATGGTGCATTCTTTTAAGTGTATGTCTATTGCTGAAAGTGGAGATAGAGATGGTGGAATTGAGGTTGGGTTGGTATTCAAAAGTGGAGAATTTGAATATTTCTGTTCTGTTATTGAACAAGGACTTGAAGCTTTTAAATCCTAA